A genomic window from Tolypothrix sp. PCC 7910 includes:
- a CDS encoding IS5 family transposase → MSKAYSSNLTQDQWELLEPLIPVAKTGGRPRVVEMWQVINAIFYVLTQGCTWRNLPGDFPNWQTVYTYFRNWRADGTWVSIHEQLRAWVRVDNERAVSPSEAIIDSQSVKTAAMVSQDVGYDAGKKIRGRKRFLTVDTLGLVLRVLVCAASVDERNGGKQVLKRVKQMGNKVSRLSTIWVDGGYDGNPFMQWVMDLYRVPVQVVLRPHERKGFVLLPKRWVVERTFGWLTGCRRLNKDYELLAQTSETFIYLAMIRIMVRRLA, encoded by the coding sequence ATGAGTAAAGCATACTCCAGTAATCTGACCCAAGACCAGTGGGAATTATTAGAACCGTTAATTCCAGTAGCCAAAACAGGTGGTCGTCCAAGAGTGGTAGAGATGTGGCAAGTTATCAACGCAATTTTTTATGTATTGACTCAGGGATGTACATGGCGAAATTTACCAGGGGACTTTCCCAATTGGCAAACTGTGTACACTTATTTTCGGAATTGGCGTGCTGACGGAACATGGGTGAGCATCCATGAACAACTTAGAGCCTGGGTAAGAGTGGACAATGAACGAGCTGTTAGCCCATCAGAAGCGATAATCGATAGTCAAAGTGTGAAAACTGCGGCGATGGTTAGCCAAGATGTGGGTTACGATGCTGGGAAAAAAATTAGAGGACGCAAGCGGTTTTTGACAGTAGATACCTTGGGTTTAGTACTGCGAGTATTGGTGTGTGCAGCCAGTGTGGACGAACGCAATGGCGGTAAACAAGTACTCAAAAGAGTCAAACAGATGGGGAACAAGGTTTCACGTCTTTCTACCATTTGGGTTGATGGTGGTTACGATGGCAACCCGTTCATGCAGTGGGTGATGGATTTATACCGAGTACCAGTGCAAGTTGTACTGCGACCACATGAACGCAAGGGTTTTGTTTTGTTGCCTAAACGTTGGGTGGTAGAAAGAACTTTTGGTTGGTTGACTGGGTGTAGGCGTTTGAACAAAGACTATGAATTATTAGCCCAAACCTCGGAGACTTTTATCTATCTTGCTATGATTCGCATCATGGTAAGGCGTTTGGCATAA
- a CDS encoding RNaseH domain-containing protein: protein MYVFTAYALRAFFTQLLTFQTCSKKTTGRVLNAVLDVSLRQIGALYGLPSEVYERAGIPQEIAQNLDVIALCRRKCHLGQDNIHYALAVRLRATGAVDVLFPESHDWISYPRAGIELGQIFSRARRDRNYLKTVQLKGIDLAKFAADVITQVGEHPTLVLIEADVWRNERGEENGGQVWFQLKNENLLAKRDVLDFQHVPGHACIYTRNHSHLKNLLGIIRFRSGDETNQYITNRQAWHENSPARDLIRLSGFYDNSIPDLLHYFSVGKLPETQKAQDTPTVRELYMLDSQNDEYGANIAFKHQQMLEIVPFFVHPDFQKTEESLKSLCRVPHYLRYSPAWSMGNILFPYPMHLGKHLIEDHLCILGVEV from the coding sequence ATGTACGTATTTACAGCTTATGCCCTGAGAGCTTTTTTTACTCAACTGCTAACTTTTCAAACATGCTCTAAGAAAACAACAGGACGTGTTTTAAATGCTGTTTTAGATGTGTCATTACGCCAGATTGGGGCACTCTATGGACTGCCTTCAGAAGTCTATGAACGAGCGGGAATACCCCAAGAAATCGCCCAAAATCTCGATGTAATTGCCCTTTGCCGGCGAAAATGTCATTTAGGGCAAGACAACATTCACTATGCCCTTGCTGTGCGTCTGCGGGCAACAGGTGCAGTCGATGTATTATTTCCGGAAAGTCACGATTGGATATCTTACCCACGAGCAGGGATTGAACTTGGGCAGATTTTCTCACGAGCAAGACGCGATCGCAATTATCTCAAAACAGTTCAGTTAAAAGGAATAGATTTAGCAAAATTTGCTGCGGATGTAATTACGCAAGTAGGTGAACATCCAACTCTTGTATTAATTGAAGCTGATGTATGGCGTAATGAACGTGGCGAAGAAAATGGAGGTCAAGTTTGGTTTCAACTCAAAAATGAAAATCTTCTTGCAAAGCGGGATGTCTTGGATTTCCAACACGTTCCAGGTCATGCTTGTATATATACTCGTAATCATAGCCATCTCAAAAATTTGCTGGGAATTATTCGCTTTCGCAGCGGTGACGAAACCAACCAATACATTACTAATCGACAAGCTTGGCATGAAAATTCCCCAGCGCGAGATCTAATTCGCCTAAGTGGCTTTTACGATAATTCCATACCTGATTTGTTACATTACTTTTCTGTTGGAAAATTACCGGAAACACAGAAAGCACAGGATACACCAACAGTACGCGAACTCTACATGCTAGATTCTCAAAATGATGAATACGGTGCAAATATTGCATTCAAGCACCAGCAGATGCTTGAAATCGTACCATTTTTTGTTCATCCTGATTTTCAAAAAACAGAAGAAAGCCTAAAATCTCTTTGCCGAGTGCCACACTACTTAAGATATTCCCCAGCTTGGTCTATGGGTAATATTCTCTTTCCATATCCGATGCATTTAGGAAAACATCTAATAGAAGATCACTTATGTATCCTTGGTGTAGAAGTCTGA
- a CDS encoding ABC transporter substrate-binding protein → MTRFVLPVRRWSRMTQFLSLFCLCLLLVVSCSPRQQTTTSTTSTSSPNSATGDGRITIGTTSKPRTLDPADAYELASLGLVFNMSDRLYTYEPGSTEIKPQLATALPKVSADGLTYTIPLRQGVVFHDGTPFNAEAMAFSIKRFIENKGKPSFLLADTVDSVKATSESELTIKLKKPFAAFPSLLAFSGVCPVSPKAYELGAGKFKPETFVGTGPYKLAAYGTDSLRLDVFDKYWGEKPANQGVNVQIQTSPVNLFNAFRTGAVDVAYLSLQPDQIRSLEEGAKKGDWQAITAQGSVVSYMVLNRNQKPLDKPEVRQAIASLIDRPLLNQRVLFNQADPLYSMIPTTFNVSQPLFKDQYGDGNVDKAKQLLTAAGFSKDNPAKVEVWYPASSPTRSLAAQTIKSLVDQKMEGILVLEAKTVEGATFFKEIGKGLYSIALLDWYPDFLDPDNYVQPFLACQKGSVAKGCEDGGSQTQGSFYYNEAVNKLIDQQRKEQNPEARKQIFTQIQTQVTNDVPYVPLWQNKDYVFAQKGVSNVQLDPTQNLVYKPIKK, encoded by the coding sequence ATGACCAGGTTTGTCTTACCAGTTAGACGATGGAGCAGGATGACACAATTCCTCTCTTTATTTTGTCTATGTTTACTATTGGTTGTAAGCTGTAGTCCTCGCCAACAGACAACTACTTCAACTACTTCTACTAGTTCTCCGAACTCTGCTACAGGGGATGGACGCATTACTATTGGGACGACATCTAAGCCAAGAACCCTAGATCCCGCTGATGCTTATGAGTTGGCATCGTTGGGTTTAGTATTTAATATGAGCGATCGCCTCTATACTTATGAGCCAGGTAGTACGGAAATTAAGCCTCAACTGGCGACAGCATTACCTAAAGTCAGTGCAGATGGTTTAACTTACACCATTCCTTTACGCCAGGGAGTAGTTTTTCACGATGGAACTCCCTTTAATGCGGAAGCGATGGCTTTTAGTATTAAACGTTTTATTGAGAATAAGGGTAAACCCTCCTTCTTATTAGCTGATACAGTAGACTCGGTAAAAGCTACAAGTGAATCTGAGCTAACTATCAAGCTGAAAAAACCTTTTGCGGCGTTTCCTTCTCTACTGGCGTTTTCTGGGGTTTGTCCAGTTTCGCCAAAAGCTTATGAACTGGGCGCAGGTAAATTTAAGCCAGAGACATTTGTGGGAACAGGCCCTTACAAATTAGCAGCCTATGGTACTGATTCGCTGCGTTTGGATGTATTTGATAAATATTGGGGTGAAAAACCTGCGAATCAGGGCGTTAACGTTCAAATTCAGACTAGCCCGGTGAATTTATTTAATGCTTTCCGTACAGGTGCTGTAGATGTTGCTTATCTTTCTCTGCAACCAGATCAAATTCGCAGCTTAGAAGAAGGCGCAAAAAAAGGAGATTGGCAAGCGATTACTGCCCAAGGTAGTGTAGTCAGCTATATGGTACTGAATCGGAATCAGAAGCCTTTAGATAAACCAGAAGTAAGACAAGCGATCGCATCTTTAATTGATCGTCCACTATTAAATCAGCGAGTCTTGTTTAATCAAGCTGATCCACTTTACAGCATGATTCCGACAACATTTAATGTTTCCCAGCCTTTATTTAAAGATCAATATGGGGATGGTAATGTTGACAAGGCAAAACAACTATTAACGGCTGCTGGTTTTTCTAAAGATAATCCAGCAAAAGTAGAAGTTTGGTATCCCGCTAGTTCACCGACCCGAAGTTTGGCAGCGCAGACAATAAAATCACTAGTCGATCAAAAAATGGAAGGCATACTAGTACTGGAAGCCAAAACTGTGGAAGGTGCTACCTTCTTTAAAGAAATTGGTAAAGGTTTGTATTCCATTGCACTACTGGATTGGTATCCAGACTTTTTAGATCCTGATAATTACGTACAACCATTTTTGGCTTGTCAAAAGGGTTCTGTTGCCAAGGGATGCGAAGATGGAGGAAGCCAAACTCAAGGTTCTTTCTATTACAACGAAGCAGTCAATAAACTAATTGATCAACAACGAAAAGAACAAAATCCAGAGGCGCGTAAGCAAATATTTACTCAAATTCAAACACAAGTTACAAATGATGTGCCTTACGTTCCCTTATGGCAAAACAAAGATTATGTATTTGCCCAAAAAGGTGTCAGCAATGTCCAACTTGACCCCACGCAAAATTTAGTTTATAAGCCGATTAAAAAGTAA
- a CDS encoding ABC transporter permease, with the protein MSRSKALQYYIASRLVLAPLQLLTIITIVFLLLRATPGDPADAILGGRAPESAKAELRKQLGLDLPLWLQYLNYLGNLLHFDLGTSLTSRGQNVGDIIGQYFPATVELAVCSMAVALIVGIVVGTLSASRPGTAVDAGGRLFGIITYALPMFWAGMILQLIFSVQLRWFPNSNRFPPNLPAPTHITGLYTLDSLLAGNFSQFFTSLHHIALPSLTLGILLSGIFERIVRVNLKQTLQADYVEAARARGIPENKILVSHALKNALIPVITVLGLTFASLLGGAILTEVTFSWPGLANRLYQAISDRDYPTVQGVLVFFGAIVVSASILIDILNAYVDPRIRY; encoded by the coding sequence ATGTCTCGATCCAAAGCTCTACAATATTACATTGCTTCGCGGTTAGTATTAGCGCCACTCCAGCTATTAACTATTATCACTATCGTATTTCTTTTACTCAGAGCAACACCAGGCGATCCTGCGGATGCAATTCTGGGCGGACGTGCGCCAGAAAGCGCAAAAGCGGAATTACGCAAACAACTGGGTTTAGATTTACCTTTGTGGTTACAGTATTTAAATTATTTAGGAAATTTACTGCACTTTGATTTAGGAACTTCTTTAACAAGCAGGGGACAAAATGTTGGGGATATTATTGGGCAATATTTTCCCGCGACAGTAGAGTTAGCTGTATGTAGTATGGCAGTTGCTTTAATTGTGGGAATTGTAGTTGGGACGCTTTCGGCTTCTCGTCCTGGAACAGCTGTTGATGCTGGCGGACGTTTATTTGGAATTATTACTTATGCACTCCCTATGTTTTGGGCGGGAATGATTCTGCAGTTAATTTTCTCAGTCCAACTACGCTGGTTTCCCAACTCCAACCGCTTTCCGCCAAATCTTCCGGCTCCTACTCATATTACTGGGTTATATACCCTGGATAGCTTACTTGCTGGAAACTTCAGCCAATTTTTCACATCATTGCACCATATTGCACTTCCTAGTTTGACTCTGGGAATTTTGTTGAGTGGAATTTTTGAACGGATAGTGCGCGTCAATTTAAAGCAAACTCTACAAGCAGATTATGTAGAAGCTGCTAGAGCCAGAGGTATTCCAGAAAACAAGATTTTAGTTTCCCATGCTTTGAAAAATGCCTTGATTCCAGTCATTACAGTTTTAGGGCTAACCTTTGCTTCTTTGTTAGGTGGAGCGATTTTGACTGAAGTAACATTTTCTTGGCCTGGTTTAGCCAACCGATTGTATCAAGCAATTTCCGATCGCGATTATCCTACAGTTCAGGGAGTACTAGTATTTTTTGGTGCGATCGTTGTCAGCGCTAGTATTTTGATTGATATTTTAAATGCTTATGTCGATCCGCGAATTCGCTATTAG
- a CDS encoding FAD-dependent oxidoreductase codes for MKCRRKLIYRKHSLISFSLISALLAPYSALIAAPPRNPDKTVNCEILVVGGGLSGVATAYEGLLAGRTVCLTEITDWLGGQISAQGTSALDERPTQRALKFYSRGYLELRDRIQRKYGKLNPGNCWVSDSCFLPRDAHTILTQMLKDAESKGKGKLQWFGNTVIKELEISADGKIINSAIAIQHQPAKGALPLNTYPLSQTIEDSYTYANSSRFSKTIIRFVPKANQKTSPNWYVVDTSETGEIIALADVPYRLGIDARSYLEPSASSSENDPFCPQGFTYTFAMEATKEAQSQTMPAYYPQYAPYFSYELQRLANFDLVFTYRRIWNPTKGQPTKFGGINFTASSPGDISMQNWTWGNDYRPGTAADNLIYTRQQLESTGQLQPGGWMGGLRTETLRKGEENALSYYYWLVAGTTDSQLGNSVKQPYPNHRLLSGLDSPMGTVSGLSKYPYMREGRRIIGRPSWGQASGFGIWEIDISRRDYNDEYYRKTLPADMYKQLRAALAGLEATSVISGQISPDKAMRRTRSTIFPDSIGIGHYAIDFHPCMTQSPPETPGNTERAGERRGAGQAYPFQIALRAMIPQKIDNLIVGGKSIGTSHIAAAAYRVHSFEWSAGAAAGTVAAFALKNAVAPYQLVDELPKPEPQLEALKRLLEQNGNPTAFPDTSIFNQNWNDWR; via the coding sequence ATGAAATGTAGACGAAAACTGATTTATAGAAAGCATTCACTCATCAGTTTCAGCTTGATATCTGCTTTGCTTGCGCCTTATTCGGCATTAATTGCTGCACCACCGAGAAACCCAGATAAAACTGTAAATTGTGAAATCTTAGTGGTAGGAGGCGGACTTTCGGGTGTCGCCACGGCTTATGAGGGTTTACTTGCAGGTAGAACTGTTTGTTTAACAGAAATTACCGACTGGCTGGGGGGACAAATTTCTGCTCAAGGAACCTCTGCATTAGACGAAAGACCGACTCAAAGAGCGCTGAAATTTTATTCTCGCGGTTATTTGGAATTACGCGATCGCATTCAGCGCAAGTACGGTAAACTCAATCCTGGTAATTGCTGGGTCAGTGACTCTTGCTTTTTACCCCGTGATGCTCACACCATTTTGACTCAGATGCTCAAAGATGCCGAAAGCAAAGGCAAAGGCAAGTTGCAATGGTTTGGCAATACAGTCATTAAAGAATTAGAAATTAGCGCTGATGGCAAAATCATCAATAGTGCGATCGCTATTCAACATCAACCTGCAAAAGGCGCACTTCCTCTCAATACTTATCCTTTATCTCAAACAATTGAAGATTCTTATACTTACGCCAATTCATCCCGGTTTAGCAAAACAATTATCCGCTTTGTACCTAAAGCCAATCAAAAAACATCTCCCAATTGGTATGTTGTAGATACCAGCGAAACTGGAGAAATTATCGCCCTAGCTGACGTTCCCTACCGATTAGGCATAGATGCTCGTTCTTACTTAGAACCTTCTGCTTCCAGTTCTGAAAACGACCCCTTTTGTCCTCAAGGCTTTACTTATACTTTTGCAATGGAGGCGACTAAGGAAGCACAGTCTCAGACAATGCCTGCATATTATCCCCAATATGCACCTTATTTCAGCTATGAATTGCAGCGCTTAGCAAACTTTGATTTAGTTTTTACTTACCGTCGCATTTGGAATCCTACAAAAGGACAACCAACAAAATTCGGTGGTATTAATTTTACTGCCTCCTCACCTGGGGACATTTCCATGCAAAACTGGACATGGGGTAATGACTATCGCCCAGGAACAGCGGCTGATAACTTAATTTATACTCGTCAACAATTAGAAAGTACTGGACAGTTGCAGCCTGGCGGCTGGATGGGAGGGCTCAGAACCGAGACCCTGCGGAAAGGTGAAGAAAATGCCCTTTCCTATTACTACTGGCTAGTGGCGGGAACGACAGATTCCCAATTAGGAAATAGTGTCAAGCAACCATACCCAAACCACCGTTTGTTATCTGGGCTAGATTCCCCAATGGGGACGGTATCTGGTTTGTCGAAATATCCTTATATGCGAGAAGGACGGCGCATTATTGGCCGTCCTAGCTGGGGACAAGCTTCTGGCTTTGGCATTTGGGAAATTGATATTTCTCGTCGTGACTACAATGACGAATATTACCGCAAAACCCTGCCAGCAGATATGTATAAGCAATTAAGAGCAGCGCTAGCAGGTTTAGAAGCAACATCGGTAATTTCTGGGCAGATTTCTCCAGATAAAGCCATGCGGCGAACTCGTTCTACTATCTTTCCTGATTCTATCGGTATTGGTCACTATGCTATCGATTTCCATCCCTGTATGACTCAAAGCCCACCAGAAACGCCTGGAAATACAGAACGTGCTGGTGAAAGACGCGGCGCAGGTCAAGCTTATCCTTTCCAAATAGCATTACGGGCGATGATTCCCCAAAAAATAGATAATTTAATCGTTGGTGGTAAAAGTATTGGTACCAGCCACATTGCTGCTGCTGCTTATCGTGTCCACTCCTTTGAATGGTCAGCTGGTGCAGCTGCGGGAACAGTTGCAGCTTTTGCTCTGAAAAATGCTGTAGCACCCTACCAATTAGTAGATGAGTTACCCAAACCCGAACCACAATTAGAAGCACTCAAACGGTTGTTAGAACAAAATGGCAATCCTACTGCTTTCCCTGACACCTCAATTTTCAATCAAAATTGGAACGATTGGCGTTAG
- a CDS encoding malic enzyme-like NAD(P)-binding protein, whose translation MADLTPNSSFSLTLRLQIPNRVGMLASVTQAIAASGGLLGQIDLIEQTRKESTRDITVDAASTEHAETIVQAVKALPHIHLLSVYDRTFNLHRGGKISIASRIPLKSVSDLAMAYTPGVGRICTAIAENPDEVYNLTIKKNTVAIVTDGSAVLGLGNLGPAAALPVMEGKAMLFKEFAGIDAFPICLATQDTDEIVRTVKNLAPVFGGVNLEDIAAPRCFEIERRLRQELDIPVFHDDQHGTAIVTLAALFNALKLVNKSLAQIRIVINGAGAAGVAIARLLRKAGAEKIWMCDSKGIISTSRTDLTEEKREFAVKAQGTLAGALQGADVFIGVSAPGVLTPEMVQSMTKDAIVFAMANPIPEIQPELVTNDVAVIATGRSDYPNQINNVLAFPGVFRGALDCQAKTITTTMYLEAAHAIASLVKPSDLNREHIIPSVFDERVASSVAAAVQQAARQEGIAHS comes from the coding sequence ATGGCAGACCTTACTCCTAATTCTAGTTTTAGTTTGACTCTGCGCTTGCAGATTCCCAATCGCGTTGGGATGTTGGCTTCAGTTACCCAGGCGATCGCAGCTAGTGGTGGACTACTCGGACAAATTGATTTAATCGAGCAAACCCGCAAAGAGTCTACTCGCGATATTACGGTTGATGCCGCTAGCACTGAACATGCGGAAACTATTGTGCAAGCAGTCAAAGCACTACCGCACATTCACTTGCTCAGTGTATATGACCGCACTTTTAATTTGCATCGTGGCGGTAAAATCAGCATCGCTAGCCGAATACCCTTAAAGAGTGTTTCTGACTTAGCAATGGCTTATACGCCAGGAGTAGGTCGCATTTGTACAGCGATCGCTGAAAATCCAGATGAAGTCTATAACCTCACCATCAAGAAAAATACAGTAGCTATTGTTACTGATGGTAGTGCGGTTTTAGGTTTAGGAAATCTCGGCCCAGCTGCTGCTCTCCCAGTGATGGAAGGGAAAGCAATGCTGTTCAAAGAATTTGCAGGTATTGATGCTTTTCCCATCTGCTTGGCAACCCAAGATACCGATGAGATTGTGCGGACAGTCAAAAATCTCGCTCCGGTTTTTGGTGGTGTGAATCTCGAAGATATCGCCGCTCCGCGTTGCTTTGAAATTGAAAGAAGGCTGCGTCAGGAATTAGATATACCTGTTTTTCACGATGACCAGCATGGTACAGCAATTGTCACCTTGGCAGCATTATTTAATGCTTTGAAACTGGTAAATAAATCACTAGCACAAATCCGCATTGTGATTAATGGTGCTGGGGCCGCTGGGGTAGCGATCGCACGTTTACTCCGCAAAGCTGGGGCAGAAAAAATCTGGATGTGCGACTCTAAAGGGATTATCTCCACCAGCCGTACTGATTTGACCGAAGAAAAACGGGAATTTGCAGTTAAAGCCCAAGGTACATTAGCTGGTGCATTGCAAGGCGCAGATGTATTTATTGGTGTAAGCGCACCGGGAGTTTTGACACCAGAAATGGTGCAATCAATGACAAAAGATGCGATCGTGTTTGCAATGGCTAATCCGATTCCCGAAATTCAACCAGAATTAGTCACAAACGATGTAGCTGTAATTGCTACAGGACGCAGTGATTATCCAAATCAAATTAATAACGTTTTGGCTTTCCCAGGAGTATTTCGCGGTGCATTAGATTGTCAAGCTAAGACAATTACCACCACCATGTATTTAGAAGCTGCACATGCGATCGCATCTTTAGTGAAGCCTTCAGATTTAAATCGGGAACATATTATTCCTTCAGTTTTTGATGAGCGAGTTGCTTCATCTGTAGCTGCGGCTGTACAACAAGCAGCGCGTCAAGAAGGTATTGCTCACAGTTAA